One window of the Candidatus Bathyarchaeia archaeon genome contains the following:
- a CDS encoding CDC48 family AAA ATPase — protein sequence MGNEVQLRVGDARQRDVYRGIARIDQKTMEKIGVSAGDVIEIVGKRRTSAIAWPAYAEDQGKGIIRIDGITRKNAGVSINEYVTIRKAEVVDATSITLAPVDMRLNVDEDFVNFVKNRLLERTFVEGDTTLVMMLGHPVQFIITKTRPHGIVRLTYDTSLQILPEPVPEVKGLPRVTYEDIGGLKEQIQRIREMVELPLRHPEIFQRLGIDPPKGVLLHGPPGCGKTLLAKAVANESDAYFISINGPEIMNKFYGESEARLREIFQQAQQNAPSIIFIDEIDAIAPKREEVTGEVERRVVAQLLALMDGLSERGNVIVIGATNRPNAIDPALRRPGRFDREIEIGIPDKQGRYEILVIHTRGMPLSEDVDLKRLAEITHGFTGADLAALCREAAMKALRRYLPEIDLEQERVPAEVLEKMEVKMEDFLNAFKEITPTALREVAIEVPTVHWDDIGDLEDVKQELKEAVEWPIKNPEMFKRMGIKPPKGILLFGPPGCGKTLLAKAVATESEANFISIKGPEVLSKWVGESERAIREVFRKARMSAPAVIFFDEIDSLVPRRGLGYGDSGVTERVISQLLTEIDGISTLEDVVVLAATNRPDLIDPAILRPGRFDRLVYVPSPNDEGRLAILKIHTKDMPLSKDVDLKVLASMTKGYSGADIEALCREAALIALRRDTNAKEVTMSDFQEAMKRVGPSITPDMENWYKSWSQQFKKIQRAAPPLIT from the coding sequence ATGGGGAACGAGGTTCAGCTTAGAGTAGGTGACGCGAGGCAGAGAGACGTATACAGGGGTATCGCTAGAATTGACCAGAAAACCATGGAGAAAATAGGTGTTTCAGCGGGCGACGTGATTGAAATAGTGGGCAAGAGAAGAACCTCAGCGATAGCTTGGCCAGCCTACGCGGAAGATCAGGGCAAGGGGATCATAAGAATAGATGGAATAACGCGTAAAAACGCCGGGGTCTCAATAAATGAATACGTCACCATTCGGAAAGCTGAAGTCGTCGACGCTACAAGCATAACCCTTGCGCCAGTAGATATGCGCTTAAACGTCGATGAAGACTTCGTTAACTTTGTGAAGAATAGGCTTCTGGAAAGAACCTTCGTTGAGGGCGACACAACGCTCGTTATGATGCTTGGCCACCCAGTCCAGTTTATAATCACGAAGACTAGGCCGCATGGCATAGTTAGATTAACATACGACACAAGCCTTCAAATATTGCCGGAGCCGGTTCCAGAGGTTAAAGGTCTTCCAAGGGTTACATATGAAGATATCGGTGGGCTGAAGGAGCAGATACAGCGGATCAGAGAAATGGTTGAGCTGCCTCTAAGGCATCCGGAGATATTCCAGAGACTAGGTATAGATCCACCGAAGGGCGTACTGCTCCATGGGCCTCCTGGCTGCGGTAAAACCCTTCTAGCCAAGGCTGTTGCAAATGAGTCAGACGCATACTTCATATCGATAAATGGCCCTGAGATAATGAATAAGTTCTACGGCGAGTCCGAAGCTAGGCTCAGGGAGATATTTCAGCAGGCCCAGCAGAACGCTCCAAGCATAATCTTTATTGATGAGATAGATGCGATTGCGCCCAAGAGGGAGGAGGTCACCGGGGAAGTTGAGCGGAGGGTTGTCGCCCAGCTGCTAGCCTTAATGGATGGGTTATCTGAGAGAGGCAACGTTATAGTTATCGGCGCCACCAATAGACCTAACGCCATAGACCCGGCCTTAAGGAGGCCTGGAAGATTCGACCGCGAGATAGAGATAGGCATACCTGACAAGCAGGGTAGATACGAGATACTTGTGATTCACACTAGGGGTATGCCTCTCTCCGAAGATGTTGATTTAAAGAGGCTTGCGGAGATAACTCACGGCTTCACTGGGGCCGATTTGGCGGCACTTTGCAGGGAGGCTGCAATGAAGGCTCTCCGCAGATATCTTCCGGAAATAGACTTAGAGCAGGAGAGGGTTCCAGCTGAGGTTCTTGAGAAGATGGAGGTTAAAATGGAGGACTTCCTTAACGCCTTCAAGGAGATTACGCCGACGGCTTTAAGGGAGGTTGCCATAGAGGTTCCCACTGTTCACTGGGATGATATAGGGGATCTTGAGGATGTTAAGCAGGAACTTAAAGAGGCGGTTGAATGGCCTATTAAGAATCCGGAGATGTTTAAGAGGATGGGTATTAAGCCGCCTAAAGGCATACTGCTTTTCGGGCCTCCTGGCTGCGGTAAAACCCTTCTAGCCAAGGCTGTTGCAACCGAGAGTGAAGCTAACTTTATTTCTATTAAGGGGCCTGAAGTTTTATCTAAGTGGGTCGGCGAATCGGAAAGAGCTATTAGAGAAGTCTTTAGGAAGGCTAGAATGTCTGCTCCGGCGGTAATATTCTTCGACGAGATCGATTCACTGGTTCCAAGAAGGGGTTTAGGTTACGGGGACAGCGGGGTTACTGAGCGCGTTATCAGCCAGCTTTTAACGGAGATAGACGGCATATCAACGCTGGAGGACGTTGTTGTTCTAGCGGCAACTAATAGGCCGGACCTTATAGATCCAGCCATACTGAGGCCCGGTAGATTTGATCGCCTCGTATATGTTCCGTCGCCTAACGATGAGGGTAGACTAGCCATATTAAAGATACATACAAAAGATATGCCGTTATCTAAAGACGTCGATTTAAAGGTTCTGGCAAGCATGACTAAAGGGTACTCAGGCGCCGATATTGAGGCGCTGTGCCGTGAAGCAGCGCTAATAGCTTTAAGGCGCGATACTAATGCTAAGGAAGTTACTATGTCTGATTTCCAAGAAGCCATGAAGAGGGTTGGGCCGAGTATAACGCCGGACATGGAAAACTGGTATAAGAGCTGGAGCCAGCAGTTTAAGAAGATACAGAGGGCAGCTCCACCGTTAATAACATAA
- a CDS encoding Rpp14/Pop5 family protein produces the protein MLVKIDCNKMPNERSFHNALWYSIIRLFGEYGASQANISFIEYNEEMKYAIIRCSHKALPMVQASIVAVTKVDGEDAAMYVLLVSGTLKSLRRKMLNILRGKNE, from the coding sequence ATTCTCGTTAAAATCGACTGCAATAAGATGCCCAATGAAAGGAGCTTCCACAACGCATTATGGTATAGCATTATCCGACTATTTGGTGAATATGGTGCTAGCCAAGCGAACATATCCTTCATCGAATATAATGAGGAGATGAAGTACGCCATAATTCGCTGTTCGCATAAGGCATTACCGATGGTTCAGGCTTCAATAGTCGCGGTAACGAAGGTTGACGGCGAAGACGCCGCGATGTATGTGCTCCTCGTCTCCGGGACTCTTAAATCTTTGAGAAGAAAAATGCTTAACATTCTTCGTGGGAAGAATGAATGA
- a CDS encoding ribosomal protein L13e has product MLNAIVYRRGKKRAGKGFSREELKAVGLSLKEALALKIPVDPRRRTKHEENIKALKEYLSRKG; this is encoded by the coding sequence ATGCTTAACGCAATAGTTTACAGGAGGGGGAAAAAGAGAGCTGGCAAAGGGTTTAGTAGAGAAGAGCTTAAAGCTGTGGGCTTAAGTCTCAAGGAGGCGTTGGCGCTAAAGATTCCAGTAGATCCGAGAAGGAGAACTAAGCACGAAGAAAACATAAAAGCCCTAAAAGAATATCTATCCAGAAAAGGTTAA
- a CDS encoding 2-hydroxymuconate tautomerase family protein yields the protein MPVVIVEMWAGRTEEQKAAVIRGITKAFEEIGIKPEHVQVIIHEIPRSNWGIGGEQASKLFP from the coding sequence ATGCCAGTTGTGATAGTTGAGATGTGGGCTGGCAGAACAGAGGAGCAGAAAGCCGCCGTCATAAGGGGTATAACAAAAGCCTTCGAGGAGATCGGGATCAAGCCCGAGCATGTTCAAGTGATAATTCATGAGATCCCAAGGAGCAATTGGGGTATAGGCGGGGAACAAGCGTCAAAACTCTTCCCGTAA
- the pheA gene encoding prephenate dehydratase, whose protein sequence is MALLSNGRSEKPVKVAFQGEIGAYSESAIYEFFGQDVQPVPCKRFSDVFRYVDSGETGFGVVPVENSIEGSVTQVYDLFLEYDVKVCGEVVLKIAHCLIANPNVALSSIRVVYSHPQALGQCRNFLERLNCEIISTYDTAGSVKMIKENNMINAAAIASERAAKIYGMNILARDIADNPNNYTRFFVLSRSDAPPTGNDKTSIIFSTRHVPGALYRALGEFALRGINLTKIESRPTRQRPWEYNFYLDFEGHRTEARCAEALEGLKANTLFVKILGSYPKAPEINNAI, encoded by the coding sequence ATGGCGCTGTTAAGCAATGGACGCTCAGAGAAGCCTGTTAAAGTTGCCTTTCAGGGTGAGATAGGCGCATATAGTGAGAGCGCAATCTATGAGTTCTTCGGGCAGGATGTTCAGCCAGTTCCATGTAAACGCTTCTCAGATGTGTTTAGATACGTGGATAGCGGGGAGACGGGGTTTGGCGTTGTCCCAGTAGAGAATTCTATTGAAGGCAGCGTAACGCAGGTTTACGACCTTTTTCTAGAATATGATGTTAAGGTTTGTGGAGAAGTGGTCTTAAAAATAGCCCACTGTTTAATAGCGAACCCAAACGTCGCGCTTAGCTCCATAAGGGTTGTTTACTCGCATCCGCAGGCGCTAGGCCAGTGCAGAAACTTTCTTGAGAGGTTGAACTGTGAGATAATATCTACGTATGATACTGCTGGAAGCGTTAAGATGATTAAGGAGAATAATATGATTAACGCCGCAGCTATAGCTAGCGAGAGGGCTGCAAAGATCTACGGCATGAATATTCTTGCGAGAGATATAGCCGACAACCCAAACAATTACACAAGGTTCTTCGTCCTCTCAAGGTCTGATGCTCCGCCGACTGGCAACGACAAAACATCCATAATTTTCTCAACGAGACATGTTCCGGGAGCGCTCTATAGGGCTTTAGGGGAGTTTGCCCTAAGGGGAATAAACCTGACGAAGATAGAGTCTAGGCCTACGAGACAGAGGCCTTGGGAATACAATTTCTATCTAGATTTTGAGGGGCATAGAACTGAGGCTAGGTGCGCCGAAGCCTTAGAGGGGCTGAAGGCTAATACATTATTCGTTAAGATTTTGGGGTCTTACCCTAAGGCCCCTGAGATAAATAACGCCATTTAA
- a CDS encoding MFS transporter, which produces MKREESGLALTFTLASSFLVQMVVGITGIIVPLFAKHMGATPLLLGFIGAAGGLTYTFMPLISGMLSDKFKRKTFITLSTLLYGLSCIFYAMAENPHILIPIRALEWCSIALFWPSAEALLAEVGGKRIDETLEKFNLSWGSAMIVAPMIGGLLVNALGADSKIPFISLSIILFALSCSSIPAIREGKEKPISRERRGKTERERLNAHVIIAVIAIFLFAFVGGIIFNLFPAYAVDLDVSASEIGLIMLFNGLFRLAAFLQAYRIESKIGEGRIFLMGSAAMSLALALTALGRTTPAFLAALSIMGFGAGILYAESISIMLKNWRHARGYAAGLFESLIGTGYFLGSLLGGVVADKYAPNAPYILGFLASLAVTLALALKRPPKRDSGAERLGPV; this is translated from the coding sequence ATGAAGCGCGAAGAGAGCGGTCTGGCGTTAACATTTACTTTAGCCTCATCATTCCTAGTCCAAATGGTTGTTGGGATAACTGGGATAATTGTGCCCCTATTCGCCAAGCATATGGGCGCAACGCCGCTGCTCTTAGGTTTCATAGGGGCCGCTGGCGGATTAACATACACCTTCATGCCGCTCATATCCGGAATGCTATCAGACAAGTTTAAGAGGAAGACTTTCATCACCTTGTCAACACTCCTATACGGGCTATCATGCATATTTTACGCCATGGCTGAAAACCCACACATACTCATCCCCATAAGGGCCCTAGAATGGTGCTCAATAGCCCTATTCTGGCCGTCCGCCGAAGCATTATTGGCGGAAGTCGGCGGAAAAAGAATCGATGAAACCCTTGAGAAGTTCAATCTCTCGTGGGGTTCAGCCATGATTGTAGCTCCGATGATCGGCGGCCTACTGGTGAACGCTTTAGGCGCAGACTCAAAAATACCGTTTATCTCCCTCTCAATCATTTTATTTGCGCTGTCCTGCTCCTCGATTCCAGCGATAAGAGAGGGGAAAGAGAAGCCAATAAGCCGGGAAAGACGTGGAAAAACTGAGCGGGAGCGGCTGAACGCGCACGTTATAATCGCTGTAATAGCGATTTTCCTTTTCGCTTTCGTCGGCGGAATAATATTTAACCTTTTCCCAGCCTACGCCGTAGACTTAGACGTATCGGCAAGCGAGATCGGGCTGATAATGCTCTTTAATGGTCTGTTTAGGCTGGCAGCATTCCTGCAGGCATATAGGATAGAGAGTAAAATCGGCGAAGGCCGCATATTTCTCATGGGTTCTGCGGCAATGTCCCTAGCGCTAGCTCTAACAGCCCTAGGAAGAACGACGCCGGCTTTCTTAGCAGCCCTCTCAATAATGGGCTTCGGCGCCGGAATACTTTACGCGGAATCCATATCAATCATGCTTAAGAACTGGAGGCATGCGAGGGGATATGCGGCCGGACTATTTGAGAGCCTCATAGGCACCGGATACTTTTTAGGCTCACTGCTCGGAGGGGTCGTCGCCGACAAATATGCTCCGAACGCGCCATACATCTTAGGTTTCCTAGCCAGCTTAGCGGTAACCCTAGCGTTAGCTTTAAAGCGACCCCCTAAGAGGGATTCTGGGGCGGAGCGTTTAGGCCCGGTTTAA
- a CDS encoding family 78 glycoside hydrolase catalytic domain has product MGEMEYYLEGPVELFCEYCVDPVGLQVSRPRFSWKLTHPERGRMQSAYQILVASSEDNLAKDFGDMWDSGKVDSNQSVNVEYAGKPLESGKIYYWKVRWWDDKGQASSWSRTAKFEMGLLKPEDWRAKWIGGGNLLRKEFILDGKVKRARAYVSGLGYYELKINGCRIGDRKLDPGWTDYEKIVLYAVYDVTCYLKEGRNVVGLMLGNGRYNVKPHRRKPPSPAPAHKHYGEPRAILQMMIEFYDGRQELIVTDESWKAYKGPIIDDDIYDGEIYDARLEKDGWDLPGYDDSSWENVKLVEPPGGTLISQAAFPPIRAVKTLQPANISNPKPGVYVVDFGQNFTGWVRLYVYGPRGAEVKLRYAELLNPDGTINTAPNVGAKAADTYILRGNGVEIYEPRFTYHGFRYVEVTGSPGVLSINNIEGVVVHTDVEPTGGFSCSNQLINSIHRNVLWGQVSNLMSIPTDCPQRDERMGWMGDAQLSAEEAIYNFNMVNFYAKWLRDIKAAQIEDGSVPDVVPPYWSLYPADPAWGTACVIIPWYLYLYYGDKRILEENYDVMKRWVDFLTSKAEDYILKFSKYGDWCPPGQIVSLNTPGEIVSTLCYYEDALLLSRIACVLGKNDDAKKYAELAEKIKDAFNKKYLRGDYYAVSEAAGYSQTANAIPLYFDIVPSDKRESVLKRLLNDVMVARDYHLNTGIVGTRYLFDALTKCGYADVAYRVAAQTTYPSWGYMIREGATTIWERWEYLTGSGMNSHNHIMFGSVDAWFYKALAGINADPSRPGFEKVIIKPHIVGDLTHVSASLKTIRGLIASSWWREKDSLTLEVNIPVNSVGEVYVPVIGAWNPVVKEGETIVWRDGELVQKVQGVTSARREGDHIVFNVGSGKYVFRVEEEKR; this is encoded by the coding sequence ATGGGTGAAATGGAATATTATTTAGAGGGGCCTGTTGAACTGTTCTGCGAGTATTGTGTTGACCCGGTGGGCCTACAGGTATCTAGGCCAAGGTTCTCGTGGAAGTTAACGCATCCTGAGCGCGGGCGTATGCAGTCAGCCTACCAAATACTGGTAGCATCCTCAGAGGATAACCTAGCGAAGGATTTCGGCGATATGTGGGATAGTGGTAAAGTTGATTCAAATCAATCAGTAAATGTCGAGTATGCTGGAAAACCCCTAGAAAGCGGCAAAATCTACTATTGGAAGGTTAGATGGTGGGACGATAAGGGGCAAGCTAGCTCTTGGAGCAGAACCGCTAAGTTCGAGATGGGGCTGCTTAAGCCGGAGGACTGGAGGGCGAAATGGATAGGTGGCGGAAACCTGCTCAGGAAAGAATTTATTTTAGATGGTAAAGTTAAGCGGGCAAGAGCCTATGTCAGCGGCTTAGGCTACTACGAGTTAAAGATAAATGGATGTAGGATCGGTGACCGCAAGCTCGATCCCGGATGGACTGACTATGAAAAGATAGTTCTCTACGCGGTTTATGACGTTACCTGCTACCTTAAGGAAGGAAGAAACGTGGTTGGTTTAATGCTAGGTAATGGTCGATACAATGTTAAGCCTCATAGAAGGAAGCCTCCAAGCCCTGCGCCAGCTCATAAACATTACGGGGAGCCGAGAGCGATACTGCAAATGATGATAGAGTTTTATGATGGAAGGCAGGAGCTTATTGTCACTGATGAAAGCTGGAAAGCATATAAAGGCCCGATAATCGATGACGATATTTATGATGGCGAAATCTATGACGCTAGGCTGGAAAAGGATGGCTGGGATCTACCCGGCTACGATGACTCTTCATGGGAGAACGTTAAACTCGTGGAGCCACCAGGCGGAACCCTGATTTCGCAGGCAGCCTTCCCGCCAATAAGAGCCGTCAAGACCCTTCAACCAGCCAACATAAGTAATCCTAAACCGGGCGTCTATGTGGTTGATTTTGGCCAGAACTTTACTGGTTGGGTTAGATTATATGTTTATGGGCCTAGAGGGGCCGAGGTTAAACTGAGGTACGCGGAACTGCTTAACCCGGATGGAACAATAAATACCGCGCCTAATGTGGGGGCTAAGGCTGCGGACACATATATTTTAAGAGGAAACGGTGTCGAAATCTATGAGCCGAGGTTCACTTATCATGGATTCCGCTATGTGGAAGTTACCGGCTCTCCGGGCGTATTAAGCATCAACAATATTGAGGGGGTAGTAGTTCACACGGATGTTGAGCCTACCGGAGGTTTTTCATGCTCAAACCAGTTAATCAACAGCATTCACAGAAACGTTTTGTGGGGCCAAGTAAGCAACCTAATGAGCATACCGACCGACTGCCCCCAAAGAGATGAGCGCATGGGTTGGATGGGCGACGCGCAGCTCTCGGCTGAAGAGGCAATATACAACTTTAACATGGTGAACTTCTACGCCAAGTGGCTTAGAGACATAAAGGCGGCTCAGATTGAGGATGGAAGCGTGCCAGATGTTGTTCCACCATACTGGAGCCTTTATCCAGCTGATCCAGCGTGGGGAACAGCATGCGTAATAATCCCATGGTACCTATACCTCTACTACGGCGATAAGAGGATTCTTGAAGAGAACTATGATGTGATGAAGAGGTGGGTTGACTTTTTAACTAGTAAGGCTGAGGATTACATACTTAAGTTCAGTAAGTATGGGGATTGGTGCCCTCCGGGACAAATAGTGTCGCTGAATACCCCAGGCGAAATCGTTTCCACGCTATGCTATTATGAGGATGCATTGCTGCTATCTAGAATTGCATGTGTGCTTGGAAAAAATGATGATGCTAAGAAGTATGCTGAGCTAGCTGAGAAGATAAAGGATGCGTTTAACAAGAAATATCTTAGGGGGGATTATTACGCGGTCTCGGAGGCTGCGGGTTACAGCCAAACAGCTAATGCTATTCCGCTTTACTTCGATATCGTTCCCTCTGATAAAAGAGAAAGCGTCTTAAAGAGACTGCTAAACGATGTTATGGTTGCCCGCGATTATCATCTTAATACCGGAATAGTTGGCACAAGATACCTTTTTGATGCGTTGACTAAATGCGGCTACGCCGATGTAGCGTACAGAGTTGCGGCGCAAACGACGTATCCGAGCTGGGGATACATGATTAGAGAGGGGGCAACAACCATCTGGGAGAGATGGGAATATCTAACGGGTTCTGGAATGAACTCCCACAACCATATAATGTTTGGCAGCGTAGACGCATGGTTCTATAAGGCTTTAGCGGGCATAAATGCTGACCCATCGCGCCCCGGTTTCGAGAAGGTGATAATTAAGCCTCATATTGTCGGCGACCTAACACATGTTAGCGCATCGCTTAAAACAATCCGCGGGTTAATAGCGTCAAGCTGGTGGAGGGAAAAAGACTCATTAACCCTAGAAGTCAATATACCGGTGAATAGCGTAGGGGAAGTTTACGTTCCAGTAATAGGTGCCTGGAACCCGGTGGTTAAGGAGGGAGAAACAATTGTTTGGAGAGATGGGGAACTCGTCCAGAAAGTACAGGGCGTGACATCTGCCAGAAGAGAGGGAGACCACATAGTCTTCAACGTTGGCTCAGGAAAATACGTATTCCGAGTGGAAGAAGAAAAAAGGTGA
- a CDS encoding arginine decarboxylase, pyruvoyl-dependent, translated as MIPTKMFFTKGVGVHKDRLVSFELALRDAGIEKCNLVCISSIFPPGCKIIPREEGLKLLRPGQITYVVMAKNETNEPNRLIAAAVGLAIPKDNGYGYLSEHHSFGETAKKAGEYAEDLAATMLATTLGIEFDPEKAWDERKKVYKASGKIFKTTHICQSAEGHKDGLWTTVIAAAVFLP; from the coding sequence ATGATTCCAACAAAGATGTTCTTTACGAAAGGAGTGGGCGTGCATAAGGATAGGTTAGTCTCTTTTGAGCTCGCGTTAAGGGATGCTGGAATAGAGAAGTGTAACCTCGTCTGCATCTCAAGCATTTTTCCGCCGGGCTGCAAGATAATTCCGAGGGAGGAGGGGCTTAAGCTCTTACGTCCAGGTCAAATAACATATGTCGTTATGGCTAAAAATGAGACCAATGAACCTAACCGCTTGATCGCGGCGGCTGTTGGATTAGCTATACCGAAAGATAACGGGTATGGCTACTTATCTGAGCACCACTCGTTTGGAGAGACCGCTAAGAAGGCTGGCGAGTATGCTGAAGATCTTGCGGCGACGATGCTTGCCACAACCCTCGGAATAGAGTTTGACCCGGAGAAAGCGTGGGATGAGCGGAAAAAAGTGTATAAGGCCAGCGGAAAGATCTTTAAGACGACACATATATGCCAGTCGGCTGAAGGACATAAAGATGGGCTTTGGACAACCGTGATCGCCGCAGCGGTTTTCTTACCGTGA
- a CDS encoding RNase P subunit p30 family protein, which translates to MSSNRTITLKRAFADLHLCPPIHQPDKMRSLLEKSATLGYNIVGLTFPVNADKEGIKDARKICNDLNLDMVARVDLTPKNARDLLRILSDARWKFEVVAVFCNNREVALQAAKDRRVDLLLFSSSEPKKHFFGGSEAKLASEKNAALEINIAPLIYLDGKTRINMISVLRREISIASDFNVPIVLSSGASSPNMLRRPEDYAFFSYIIGLDIRGAKRALSDNPINIVERNRRKLSQNYVCPGVFIVKRGEDC; encoded by the coding sequence ATGTCAAGCAATAGGACTATTACCCTAAAGAGGGCGTTTGCAGATCTACACCTCTGCCCACCGATACATCAACCCGATAAGATGAGGAGCTTGTTAGAGAAGTCGGCTACATTAGGATACAATATTGTAGGATTAACTTTTCCAGTTAACGCTGATAAAGAAGGTATTAAAGACGCCCGTAAAATATGCAATGACCTGAACTTAGATATGGTTGCAAGGGTTGACTTAACGCCGAAAAACGCCAGAGACCTCCTAAGGATTTTAAGCGATGCCCGATGGAAGTTTGAAGTTGTCGCGGTCTTCTGCAATAATAGGGAGGTTGCTCTCCAAGCAGCTAAAGACCGTAGAGTAGACCTGCTTTTATTCTCGTCAAGCGAGCCGAAAAAACACTTTTTTGGAGGCTCGGAGGCGAAGCTTGCCTCTGAGAAGAATGCTGCCCTAGAAATCAATATAGCGCCATTAATTTACCTCGATGGGAAAACTAGAATCAATATGATAAGCGTTCTTAGAAGGGAAATATCGATAGCCAGCGACTTCAACGTACCCATAGTCCTATCAAGCGGAGCCAGCAGCCCAAATATGCTCAGGAGACCTGAAGACTACGCTTTCTTCTCCTACATTATAGGCTTAGATATACGCGGCGCCAAGCGAGCCTTATCGGATAACCCTATAAACATAGTTGAACGCAACCGAAGGAAGCTTAGCCAAAACTATGTCTGTCCAGGGGTTTTCATCGTGAAGAGGGGTGAAGACTGCTGA
- a CDS encoding DUF120 domain-containing protein → MDENRSIKKFTDNREDPKDFLLLYKLAELGACRGTIKISTTILAKETGLSQQSASRRLIDLERKGLIQRKTTKNGSFIRISRDGEEYLRRIYLGLRAIFGEKPFSIKVEGKVFSGLGEGAYYMSKEHYRKQFVEKLGFDPYPGTLNLKIISNEESVKLRAELDAHPGIKIEGFKNKDRTYGPVKCFHAMIDGREKGAVVLAFRSHYGKDVLEIIAPTCLRERLKLKDGDKVNVEIFLY, encoded by the coding sequence ATGGATGAAAATAGATCCATAAAGAAATTTACAGACAATAGGGAGGATCCGAAGGATTTTCTCCTACTATATAAGCTTGCTGAATTGGGAGCATGCCGCGGCACAATAAAGATTTCGACAACTATCCTCGCTAAGGAAACTGGGCTATCGCAGCAAAGCGCATCTAGAAGATTAATTGATTTGGAGAGGAAGGGGCTAATACAGCGGAAGACAACTAAAAATGGGAGCTTCATTAGAATATCTAGGGATGGAGAAGAATATCTTCGAAGGATTTATTTAGGTTTACGCGCAATTTTTGGGGAGAAGCCTTTCTCCATAAAAGTCGAGGGGAAAGTTTTCAGCGGTCTCGGTGAAGGCGCCTACTACATGTCTAAAGAACACTACAGAAAACAGTTCGTTGAGAAACTTGGCTTCGACCCATACCCGGGAACACTAAACCTAAAGATAATCAGCAACGAAGAGAGCGTTAAGCTAAGAGCTGAATTAGACGCTCACCCAGGTATAAAAATTGAAGGGTTTAAGAATAAGGATAGGACGTATGGTCCCGTGAAATGTTTTCACGCCATGATAGATGGAAGGGAGAAGGGCGCCGTTGTACTTGCTTTCAGGAGCCATTACGGTAAGGATGTGCTGGAGATCATCGCTCCAACCTGCCTAAGGGAGCGGTTAAAACTTAAAGATGGAGATAAGGTTAACGTAGAAATATTTCTCTACTAG
- a CDS encoding RNA-binding domain-containing protein: MRKISYIDVSFIVHATEDQEKALIAAKNIFPPEHADKISFGKSRLKGEYGNPIILFKTQIREPEISESFLLHLSLNLPSVDKEDLFRHLHLHLDKGSLYMRLDKQEAYRRRFRLCKADPIRIHVKFKTSNVEEIRKACQAIGLLP; the protein is encoded by the coding sequence ATGAGGAAGATATCCTACATCGATGTGAGCTTTATAGTCCATGCGACGGAAGATCAGGAGAAAGCTCTCATCGCAGCCAAGAACATTTTTCCGCCAGAGCATGCTGACAAAATATCTTTCGGTAAAAGTAGGCTTAAAGGCGAGTATGGGAACCCGATAATCTTGTTTAAAACGCAGATAAGGGAGCCTGAAATATCTGAGTCGTTTCTACTCCACTTATCTCTAAATCTTCCAAGCGTGGATAAAGAGGATTTATTTAGGCACCTACACCTACATTTAGATAAGGGAAGCCTATATATGAGGCTGGATAAACAAGAGGCTTATAGGAGAAGATTCAGGCTCTGTAAGGCAGACCCGATAAGAATCCATGTAAAGTTTAAGACATCAAACGTCGAAGAGATTAGAAAGGCATGTCAAGCAATAGGACTATTACCCTAA
- a CDS encoding 50S ribosomal protein L15e, whose protein sequence is MAEAWRKPGESYVEEVMRQRAVEWRKQPSIIRIDKPTRIDRARRLGYKDKPGYVVVRVRVRRSGFRKTRPVSGRRPKRMGVLKYKSAKSLRLIAEERAARKFPNLEVLNSYWVWEDGRYKWFEVIMVDRNLLPELQLGKGRGRVFRGLTSAGRKVRGLLAK, encoded by the coding sequence ATGGCTGAAGCCTGGAGAAAGCCCGGTGAATCATATGTAGAGGAGGTAATGCGCCAGAGAGCGGTGGAGTGGCGTAAGCAGCCGTCAATCATCAGAATCGATAAGCCGACGCGCATCGACAGGGCTAGAAGGCTTGGCTATAAGGATAAGCCTGGATACGTCGTCGTCAGGGTTAGGGTTAGGAGGAGCGGGTTCAGAAAGACAAGACCGGTCTCCGGAAGAAGACCTAAACGCATGGGCGTCCTCAAATATAAGTCAGCGAAAAGTTTAAGGCTGATAGCTGAAGAGAGAGCCGCAAGAAAATTCCCAAATCTAGAAGTCCTCAACTCATACTGGGTCTGGGAGGACGGACGCTACAAGTGGTTTGAAGTCATAATGGTGGACAGAAACCTTTTACCCGAACTGCAACTCGGTAAGGGTAGAGGCAGAGTCTTCAGAGGATTAACGAGCGCCGGGAGAAAAGTCCGCGGCCTACTGGCCAAATAG